In the genome of Paenibacillus sp. FSL R5-0766, one region contains:
- a CDS encoding leucine-rich repeat domain-containing protein, with amino-acid sequence MRNQFIKSVIVLCLVFVLLPTTIISAASLIKDPVLAKVIRADLKLSAKKEIKAGDLKKLKSLYAMETKNKISNLQGLEHAINMVDLFLPGQNIKNIKPLHKLKKLTFLAVEGNQIADISPLLGLTNLQNLVMDDNKIKSLAPLKNMRKLTSLLASGNQVTDLSPLEKLKLEWVIMNDNKIQDLTPLKNHPTLEYLYVEDNLIKDIAVLDTIPHLTEVYLANNPLNDRAEQVVKKLEKKGVLVSLVSEEEEADQAK; translated from the coding sequence ATGCGTAATCAATTCATCAAAAGTGTGATCGTTTTATGTTTGGTTTTTGTACTATTACCGACCACTATTATCTCGGCTGCATCGCTTATCAAAGACCCGGTCCTGGCCAAAGTTATTCGAGCAGATTTGAAGCTGTCTGCTAAGAAGGAAATAAAGGCTGGCGATTTGAAAAAATTAAAATCTCTATATGCTATGGAAACGAAAAATAAGATTTCTAACCTGCAAGGTCTTGAACATGCCATTAATATGGTGGATTTATTCTTGCCTGGTCAAAATATAAAAAATATTAAGCCACTCCACAAGTTAAAAAAATTGACGTTCTTAGCTGTTGAAGGCAATCAGATTGCAGATATCTCGCCACTTTTAGGTCTGACTAATCTGCAAAATCTGGTTATGGACGATAACAAAATCAAAAGCCTGGCTCCATTAAAAAATATGCGTAAGCTGACCAGTTTGCTCGCCAGTGGGAATCAGGTGACCGATCTAAGTCCTCTTGAGAAATTAAAGCTGGAATGGGTTATTATGAATGATAATAAAATTCAAGATCTGACACCTTTGAAAAATCATCCAACCCTGGAGTATCTATATGTAGAAGATAACCTCATTAAGGATATTGCAGTGCTCGATACCATCCCACATCTAACAGAGGTTTATTTGGCTAACAATCCGTTGAATGATCGAGCAGAACAGGTTGTGAAAAAGTTGGAGAAGAAAGGCGTCCTTGTAAGTCTGGTAAGCGAAGAAGAAGAAGCGGATCAGGCGAAGTAG
- a CDS encoding GntR family transcriptional regulator, translating into MKPKYQVIIDDIKSHILSGTYSIGEQIPTELALQESYTVSRQTVRKAILELSNEGFLRSEKGSGTYVSNQYRSRSGGNTSKKTIGVITTYISDYIFPSIIRGIESRLNEDNYSLLLASTNNDVAQEKKALEMMLSYGVDGLIVEPTKSNLYNPNIAYYLSFKEQDVPFTMINAFYEELEVPFFCLDDVQSSYLATRELIAKGHTQIGIIAKMDDLQGKYRMKGYIKALGEAKLRFHPEQVLSFDTASKPDLSSNVATYLDENRYSLTAIVCYNDEVGLEVVNACRQLGISIPDELSIIGQDNSYIAKNANIRLTTLTHPQEQMGRDAADWVIKNLQGKKDLPTNTYYQPVLVEGETVKEIVVE; encoded by the coding sequence GTGAAGCCAAAATATCAGGTCATCATTGATGATATAAAGAGTCATATCCTTTCGGGAACATATAGCATAGGCGAACAGATCCCCACCGAGTTGGCATTACAGGAAAGCTACACCGTAAGTCGCCAGACGGTGCGGAAGGCTATTTTGGAGTTATCAAATGAAGGATTTTTACGAAGCGAAAAGGGGTCAGGGACCTACGTTAGCAATCAGTATCGATCACGGTCAGGTGGCAATACGTCAAAGAAAACGATCGGTGTGATCACGACATACATCTCGGATTACATCTTTCCGTCCATCATCCGCGGTATCGAGAGTCGTCTGAATGAGGACAACTACTCGTTACTGCTGGCCAGTACTAATAATGATGTAGCGCAGGAGAAAAAAGCACTCGAAATGATGCTCTCCTACGGCGTGGATGGCCTGATTGTCGAACCGACCAAAAGTAATCTGTACAATCCCAACATTGCATACTACCTATCGTTCAAAGAGCAGGATGTGCCGTTTACGATGATTAATGCATTTTATGAAGAGCTGGAGGTTCCGTTCTTCTGCCTGGATGACGTGCAATCCAGCTATCTTGCCACACGGGAATTGATCGCCAAAGGCCATACCCAGATCGGCATTATCGCCAAAATGGATGATTTACAAGGCAAGTACCGGATGAAGGGGTACATCAAGGCGCTGGGTGAAGCGAAATTACGGTTCCATCCTGAGCAAGTGCTTTCCTTTGATACCGCATCGAAACCGGATTTATCCTCTAATGTAGCAACGTATCTGGACGAAAACAGGTATTCGCTCACCGCAATTGTCTGTTACAACGATGAGGTGGGACTGGAGGTCGTGAACGCCTGCAGGCAACTGGGCATCTCGATCCCGGATGAGTTATCCATCATTGGGCAGGACAATTCGTACATCGCCAAGAACGCCAACATCCGGCTAACAACGCTAACCCATCCCCAAGAACAAATGGGCCGCGATGCTGCCGACTGGGTGATTAAGAATCTGCAAGGCAAAAAGGATCTACCGACGAACACCTACTATCAGCCGGTGCTAGTTGAGGGAGAGACGGTGAAGGAGATCGTAGTGGAATAA
- a CDS encoding 5-methyltetrahydropteroyltriglutamate--homocysteine S-methyltransferase, giving the protein MSVQTEPKQRTVTPFRYDIVGSFLRPSALKDARLKYQNGEITTEQLNEVENVEIVKLVQKQKEVGLQAVTDGEFRRSWWHLDFFWGLDGVERTIIEEGYRFNGATSRPETARLSGKISYSSHPFVAHYAFLKEAAGEDVVARQSIPAAAQFLFELDRADNKESTQAIYPNRQELLSDIAGAYKASILAFYEAGCRSIQIDDCTWGALCDQQFITVMEQIGVNVEEYANELAKLNEHVVSGLPEDLVVTTHVCRGNYVSTFAGVGGGYEPIAQTLLSIDNYSGFYLEFDTERAGDFKPLRFLKDNQQVVLGLFSSKFGELENKEDILKRIEEATQYVDLDRICLSPQCGFASTEEGNHLTEEQQWRKLAFIKEIAEELWK; this is encoded by the coding sequence ATGAGCGTACAAACAGAACCTAAACAACGAACAGTCACTCCATTTCGATATGATATTGTGGGCAGTTTCCTGCGCCCGAGTGCGTTGAAAGATGCCCGATTAAAATACCAGAACGGCGAAATTACCACGGAACAGTTGAATGAAGTGGAGAATGTCGAGATTGTGAAACTCGTACAGAAGCAAAAAGAGGTTGGCCTTCAGGCTGTAACGGACGGCGAATTCCGCCGCTCTTGGTGGCATCTGGACTTTTTCTGGGGACTGGATGGTGTAGAGCGGACGATCATTGAGGAAGGCTACCGATTCAACGGAGCGACATCCAGACCGGAAACAGCTCGTCTGAGCGGCAAAATCAGCTATAGCAGTCATCCATTTGTAGCGCATTATGCCTTCTTGAAAGAAGCGGCTGGGGAAGACGTTGTTGCTCGTCAATCCATCCCAGCGGCTGCACAGTTCCTATTCGAATTGGACCGGGCAGATAATAAGGAAAGCACACAAGCTATCTATCCGAACCGCCAAGAGCTTCTCTCTGACATTGCTGGGGCGTACAAAGCATCCATCCTGGCTTTTTATGAAGCCGGTTGCCGCAGCATCCAGATTGATGATTGCACGTGGGGTGCATTGTGTGACCAACAGTTCATCACAGTGATGGAGCAGATTGGCGTTAATGTGGAAGAGTACGCCAACGAACTCGCAAAACTGAATGAACATGTGGTATCAGGCCTGCCGGAAGACCTCGTGGTAACCACTCATGTCTGTCGCGGTAATTATGTTTCGACATTTGCAGGAGTCGGTGGCGGTTATGAGCCGATTGCGCAAACACTTCTGAGCATCGATAACTACTCTGGCTTCTACCTGGAGTTTGATACGGAACGGGCTGGTGACTTCAAACCACTTCGTTTCCTGAAGGATAACCAGCAGGTTGTACTTGGCCTCTTCTCTTCCAAATTCGGAGAGTTGGAGAACAAGGAAGATATCCTGAAACGGATTGAGGAAGCTACACAATATGTTGATCTGGATCGAATCTGCCTGAGTCCACAATGCGGCTTCGCTTCCACGGAAGAAGGCAACCATCTGACCGAGGAACAGCAATGGCGCAAGCTTGCCTTCATTAAGGAAATTGCTGAGGAGCTTTGGAAGTAA
- a CDS encoding FGGY-family carbohydrate kinase: MSQLDLKEAITKGATSLGIEFGSTRIKVVLIDDRFETIASGSYEWENLLKDGYWTYNQEDIITGLQTAYREMKQDVEQKYGITLRTVGSIGFSAMMHGYIALDSAGELLVPFRTWRNATTGAAARELTELLQFNIPERWSIAHLYQAILNEEVHVPQIDHLTTLAGYIHWLLTGNKAIGIGDASGIFPIDESTHNYHPSMIQQFDEQIAGKGYPWKVEDLLPKVYLAGENAGELTEAGAKLLDPSQDLQAGIPLCPPEGDAGTGMVATNSVRKRTGNISVGTSVFAMIVLEKELSKVYPEIDMVTTPDGSPVGMVHANNCSSDINAWVGLFREFSQAMGYEVDNAKLFSVLFNKALEADPDGGGLLSYGYYSGENITGLEKGRPLFVRSPESNFNLANFMRTHLFSAFGALKLGMDILTEEENVAIDSILAHGGLFKTPVVGQRIVAAAMNVPVSVMSTAGEGGAWGMALLASYMINKDQEESLDVFLEQKVFNDVEGVEVAPDASDVKGFEAFIERYRSGLAIEQSAVDHLVEVVQKDRF; this comes from the coding sequence ATGAGTCAATTGGACTTGAAAGAAGCCATTACCAAGGGCGCTACTTCGCTCGGAATTGAATTTGGATCAACGCGGATTAAGGTGGTATTGATTGATGATCGTTTTGAGACCATCGCGTCAGGCAGTTATGAATGGGAGAACCTCCTGAAAGATGGATATTGGACGTACAACCAGGAGGATATCATCACAGGTCTGCAAACGGCTTATCGTGAGATGAAGCAAGATGTGGAACAGAAATACGGAATCACGCTGCGCACGGTCGGGTCTATCGGATTCTCGGCCATGATGCACGGATATATCGCTTTGGATAGCGCGGGTGAACTGTTGGTACCTTTCCGCACGTGGCGTAATGCTACTACAGGAGCAGCTGCAAGAGAGCTAACGGAACTTCTGCAATTCAATATTCCGGAACGCTGGAGCATTGCCCACTTGTATCAAGCGATTTTGAACGAAGAGGTGCATGTGCCACAGATCGATCACCTGACAACCTTGGCTGGATACATCCACTGGTTGCTGACGGGCAATAAGGCGATTGGGATCGGCGATGCTTCAGGCATTTTCCCAATTGACGAGTCTACACATAACTATCATCCATCCATGATCCAACAGTTCGACGAACAGATCGCAGGCAAAGGTTATCCGTGGAAGGTCGAGGACCTTCTGCCCAAGGTATATCTCGCTGGTGAGAATGCAGGTGAATTGACGGAAGCGGGAGCCAAGTTGCTCGACCCTTCGCAAGATCTGCAAGCAGGCATTCCGCTCTGCCCGCCAGAAGGCGATGCCGGAACAGGCATGGTGGCAACAAATAGCGTGAGAAAACGGACGGGGAACATCTCCGTCGGCACATCCGTATTTGCGATGATCGTACTGGAGAAGGAATTATCCAAAGTGTATCCCGAGATCGATATGGTGACCACGCCAGATGGTAGCCCAGTAGGGATGGTTCATGCCAACAACTGTTCCAGTGATATCAACGCATGGGTTGGACTGTTCCGCGAATTCTCTCAAGCAATGGGATATGAAGTGGATAACGCCAAGTTGTTTAGCGTGTTGTTTAACAAGGCTTTGGAGGCAGACCCTGATGGTGGTGGCTTGCTCAGCTACGGTTACTACTCAGGTGAGAACATTACGGGACTTGAGAAAGGCCGTCCATTGTTCGTCCGCTCCCCGGAAAGCAACTTCAATCTGGCAAACTTCATGCGGACACATCTGTTCAGTGCCTTCGGTGCACTCAAGTTGGGTATGGACATTTTGACGGAGGAAGAGAATGTAGCCATTGACAGCATTTTGGCTCACGGTGGCCTATTCAAGACCCCTGTTGTCGGACAACGGATTGTAGCTGCTGCGATGAACGTACCGGTGTCGGTCATGTCTACCGCTGGTGAAGGCGGCGCATGGGGCATGGCGCTTCTGGCTTCGTACATGATCAACAAGGATCAAGAGGAGAGCCTGGATGTGTTCCTGGAGCAGAAGGTCTTTAACGATGTGGAGGGTGTCGAAGTGGCACCGGATGCATCGGATGTGAAAGGGTTTGAAGCATTTATCGAACGCTACCGGAGTGGACTTGCGATTGAGCAATCAGCCGTAGATCATCTGGTAGAGGTTGTTCAAAAAGACCGCTTTTGA
- a CDS encoding L-ribulose-5-phosphate 4-epimerase has protein sequence MLEQLKEEVFQANLELPKHGLVKFTWGNVSAIDRESGLFVIKPSGVSYDVMKASDMVVVDLDGNVVEGEMRPSSDTATHAVLYKHYSEIGGIVHTHSTWATIWAQAGLDVPVMGTTHADTFYGAVPCARFLNQDEVDRGYEAETGRVIIETFEQRGIDVMAVPAVLLHGHAPFTWGKDAKSAVVNSVVLEEVCKMNLYARQLNNFAKELPQGILDKHYLRKHGKDAYYGQK, from the coding sequence ATGTTAGAACAACTGAAAGAAGAGGTGTTTCAGGCGAATCTGGAACTGCCAAAGCACGGACTTGTGAAATTCACATGGGGTAACGTCAGCGCAATTGATCGGGAAAGTGGTCTGTTTGTGATCAAACCAAGTGGCGTTAGCTACGATGTGATGAAAGCAAGCGACATGGTTGTGGTTGATCTGGACGGTAACGTCGTAGAAGGTGAGATGAGACCTTCCTCGGACACCGCAACACATGCCGTACTATATAAGCATTACTCGGAGATTGGTGGCATCGTGCATACACACTCCACTTGGGCGACTATCTGGGCGCAAGCCGGACTGGACGTACCTGTAATGGGAACCACACATGCGGACACGTTCTACGGGGCGGTGCCTTGTGCACGTTTCCTGAATCAGGACGAGGTTGATCGTGGATACGAAGCGGAGACGGGGCGCGTCATTATTGAAACGTTTGAACAGCGTGGGATTGATGTTATGGCTGTACCGGCAGTATTGCTCCATGGTCATGCACCGTTTACGTGGGGGAAAGATGCCAAGTCTGCCGTGGTGAACAGCGTCGTGCTGGAGGAAGTGTGCAAAATGAACCTGTACGCGCGGCAATTGAATAACTTTGCAAAAGAACTGCCACAAGGTATTTTGGATAAACACTATCTGCGAAAACACGGAAAAGACGCGTATTACGGACAAAAGTAA